The following proteins are co-located in the Pseudomonadota bacterium genome:
- a CDS encoding methyltransferase domain-containing protein, translated as MMPFYSKIADYYDSIFPFNRNQIDFVKSCIKEPCENRSVLDIGCGTGDLAIAFADMGLQVIGIDTDEKMLCKAREKINKDNPVSFIGMDMKRVTEHFNIPLFDIVLCFGNTLVHLTSLPEIDNFCKQVKKILKDDGAFLFQILNYDHILDHNIKSLPLIENNTITFERYYEYDGINNLIEFRTVLTVKESNRVIENIILLYPLRKHELDMALKKAGFTYISYYADFDKSDLKDDSLPLVGKVT; from the coding sequence ATGATGCCTTTCTATTCAAAAATTGCAGATTACTATGACTCCATCTTTCCATTCAACAGAAATCAGATTGATTTTGTTAAAAGCTGCATCAAAGAACCATGTGAGAATAGATCTGTATTAGATATAGGTTGTGGTACAGGAGACCTTGCAATAGCTTTCGCTGATATGGGTCTGCAAGTCATCGGTATTGATACTGACGAAAAGATGCTTTGTAAGGCCAGAGAAAAAATAAACAAAGATAACCCTGTTTCCTTTATCGGTATGGATATGAAAAGAGTCACAGAGCATTTTAATATACCCTTATTTGATATAGTTCTCTGCTTCGGCAATACCCTTGTCCATTTAACCAGCCTCCCAGAGATAGATAACTTCTGTAAACAGGTAAAGAAGATATTAAAAGATGACGGCGCGTTTCTTTTTCAGATCCTCAATTACGACCATATTCTGGACCACAATATCAAATCTCTGCCGCTGATTGAAAACAATACCATTACATTTGAACGATACTACGAATACGATGGTATTAATAATCTCATTGAGTTCAGGACTGTATTGACTGTTAAAGAATCTAATAGAGTTATAGAAAACATAATCCTTCTGTATCCCTTAAGAAAACATGAGCTGGATATGGCACTGAAAAAGGCAGGTTTCACTTATATATCGTATTATGCAGATTTTGATAAGAGCGATCTGAAAGATGACAGCTTGCCACTGGTCGGAAAAGTTACATGA
- a CDS encoding PaaI family thioesterase: MNKHALLELAKNTPFYQHIGIEVVETGDGFVKLALKYKDCLAHPFGYFHGGVIASLADSAGINAVLTTLQKDEKALTLEMKINFLLPSKDQEIYAEGKVIHRGRKIAVSDIDVKNIKGRLIAKAIVTCSIS, encoded by the coding sequence ATGAATAAACATGCACTGTTAGAGTTGGCAAAAAACACGCCCTTTTATCAGCATATCGGCATCGAGGTTGTTGAGACCGGAGATGGATTTGTAAAGCTTGCGCTAAAATATAAGGATTGCCTTGCCCACCCCTTCGGGTATTTCCACGGAGGGGTTATCGCAAGCCTTGCAGATTCGGCAGGCATAAATGCAGTGTTGACTACGTTGCAAAAAGATGAAAAGGCCCTTACCCTTGAGATGAAGATAAATTTCCTCTTGCCGTCAAAAGACCAGGAAATATATGCTGAAGGCAAGGTAATTCATAGAGGAAGGAAAATTGCAGTATCTGATATTGATGTAAAAAACATTAAAGGGCGACTGATTGCAAAGGCTATCGTGACATGCTCAATCTCTTAA
- a CDS encoding CBS domain-containing protein, with the protein MRTVKEILKIKSKDVWSVSSKATVFEALKLMGEKEIGAVMVMDDNGKVAGIISERDYARKIILKGKTSRETPVEEIMTPMSSMYTVKLDNTIDDCMVIITGKRIRHLPVFDGDKFLGLISIGDVVKGKVAEQEKLIEQLSDYIAGKYV; encoded by the coding sequence ATGAGAACAGTAAAAGAAATTCTGAAAATTAAATCCAAAGATGTATGGTCTGTTTCTTCAAAAGCGACTGTTTTTGAGGCATTGAAGCTTATGGGAGAAAAAGAAATCGGCGCAGTGATGGTAATGGATGATAACGGGAAAGTGGCCGGCATTATCTCAGAGAGGGACTATGCCAGGAAGATCATCCTGAAAGGTAAGACTTCAAGGGAAACCCCCGTGGAAGAGATTATGACCCCAATGTCAAGTATGTACACTGTAAAACTTGATAATACCATTGATGATTGTATGGTAATTATAACCGGCAAGCGTATAAGGCACCTCCCGGTTTTTGATGGTGATAAATTTTTAGGTCTCATATCAATAGGCGATGTTGTTAAGGGTAAGGTAGCCGAACAGGAGAAGCTCATAGAACAGTTAAGCGATTATATCGCGGGAAAATACGTATAA
- a CDS encoding PBP1A family penicillin-binding protein, with the protein MKKRLHFYLISLVVLSVCFIVVGYAIYIIKDIPSVNVLKDLRNKPASSIYGSNDQLVYLVVPDNRIFVSYNKIPKHVKDAFLAAEDAEFFKHGAVEFQGIARAFWKNIIHGRFVQGGSTITQQVIKTLILGPEKSALRKLREAVLAYKLERYLTKGEILNLYLNNVYMGHGVYGVEAASQVYFGKHIWETTRAEAALLAGIVQAPSRYTPKKHPGNARVRQEYVIDQMFEKNMIDSKRKKELLDEKIHIREDDGVFADTYFKDFIFQYVEGKFGKGILSRKKLQIYATVDGQSQKLAEEAVKRGLYLYEQRKGNYVVLYRLERRKWDDFMRASDRDLKFAGVLPGKTYSVLISERLKNGYQVFVGHEKGAITMDTFPYKPGDIVKAVYSSTDKKKIHIFQPVRSLKVEGALLCMNVNTGYVLAMVGGRDFEKSPYNRAVSAKVQSGSAFKPFIYLAALKKGYEPDSVIIDEPKTYSSGLGGVWTPRNYDGKYEGQITIKDAVAYSKNAATVRLLEDVGIRTVKETIAELGIDAEIPDNLSIALGTSNMTLLDLVKGFSVFANGGYRIKPIFIRKIIDEDGNVLEENGIEKQRVIPEEIAQKMNMLLKGPVEYGTAKGATRIGYPIAGKTGTTSNYYDALFMGYSPHIAAGVWVGFDARTSLGKGESGAKVCLPIWMSFMGSALRNYPPDDFGQSVEPEHEDTKAPEK; encoded by the coding sequence TTGAAAAAACGATTACACTTTTACCTTATTTCGCTTGTAGTTTTATCTGTATGTTTCATAGTTGTAGGCTATGCCATCTATATAATAAAAGATATACCATCCGTAAACGTCCTGAAGGACCTGCGCAACAAGCCCGCAAGCAGTATCTATGGCTCAAATGATCAGCTTGTATATCTTGTTGTCCCTGACAACAGAATTTTCGTTTCATACAATAAGATTCCGAAACATGTAAAGGATGCCTTTCTGGCTGCTGAAGATGCTGAGTTTTTCAAGCATGGAGCTGTTGAGTTTCAAGGCATTGCAAGGGCATTCTGGAAAAACATTATACACGGGAGGTTTGTCCAGGGGGGCAGCACAATTACTCAGCAGGTAATTAAGACGCTTATTCTTGGTCCTGAGAAAAGCGCATTGAGGAAGTTGAGGGAGGCTGTACTTGCATATAAACTGGAAAGGTACCTGACAAAAGGAGAGATCCTCAACCTCTACCTGAACAATGTGTATATGGGGCATGGCGTTTATGGGGTTGAAGCTGCATCGCAGGTATATTTCGGAAAGCACATCTGGGAAACTACGCGTGCAGAAGCAGCCCTTCTGGCCGGGATAGTACAAGCGCCTTCAAGGTATACACCTAAGAAGCATCCCGGAAATGCGCGTGTCAGGCAGGAATATGTAATTGATCAGATGTTCGAAAAAAACATGATTGACAGTAAGAGAAAGAAGGAACTGTTAGACGAGAAGATTCATATCAGAGAAGACGACGGTGTGTTTGCAGATACTTATTTTAAGGACTTTATCTTTCAATATGTTGAAGGAAAATTCGGAAAAGGCATTCTATCAAGAAAAAAACTCCAGATATATGCAACAGTGGATGGCCAGTCCCAGAAACTTGCAGAAGAAGCAGTAAAGAGAGGCTTATATCTCTATGAGCAGCGCAAAGGCAATTATGTTGTACTCTATCGCCTGGAAAGAAGAAAATGGGACGACTTTATGCGGGCAAGCGACAGGGACTTAAAGTTTGCCGGGGTTTTACCTGGAAAGACTTATTCGGTTTTGATTTCGGAAAGGCTAAAAAATGGTTATCAGGTATTTGTGGGCCATGAAAAAGGCGCTATCACGATGGATACCTTTCCATATAAACCGGGAGATATTGTAAAAGCAGTTTATAGCAGCACAGATAAAAAGAAAATCCACATTTTCCAGCCTGTCAGGAGCCTGAAGGTTGAAGGAGCATTGTTGTGTATGAATGTAAATACAGGGTATGTGCTCGCAATGGTCGGAGGACGGGATTTTGAAAAAAGCCCTTATAACAGGGCTGTTTCCGCGAAAGTACAGTCCGGAAGCGCCTTCAAACCCTTTATCTATCTGGCAGCTTTAAAAAAGGGATATGAACCTGATTCGGTAATCATAGATGAACCGAAGACTTATTCTTCGGGACTGGGGGGAGTATGGACACCCAGAAATTATGACGGAAAATATGAAGGTCAGATTACTATAAAGGACGCCGTTGCATATTCAAAAAATGCTGCTACAGTCAGGCTTCTTGAGGATGTCGGCATAAGGACTGTTAAAGAAACTATAGCTGAGCTTGGCATTGATGCTGAAATCCCCGATAACCTCTCTATTGCACTGGGCACATCAAATATGACGCTCCTTGACCTTGTGAAGGGTTTTTCCGTATTTGCAAACGGAGGATACAGGATAAAACCTATTTTTATCAGGAAGATAATTGATGAAGATGGAAACGTACTCGAAGAGAACGGGATTGAAAAACAGAGGGTTATCCCTGAAGAGATAGCCCAGAAAATGAATATGCTTTTGAAAGGGCCGGTTGAATACGGAACGGCAAAGGGGGCAACAAGAATAGGCTATCCGATTGCAGGAAAGACCGGCACTACGAGTAATTATTATGATGCACTTTTTATGGGTTATTCACCACACATAGCCGCAGGCGTATGGGTAGGATTCGATGCAAGAACTTCCCTCGGTAAGGGAGAAAGCGGCGCCAAGGTCTGCCTACCCATCTGGATGAGCTTTATGGGGTCTGCATTGAGAAACTATCCACCGGACGACTTTGGGCAATCCGTAGAGCCTGAGCATGAGGATACAAAAGCTCCTGAAAAGTAG
- a CDS encoding DEAD/DEAH box helicase: MAVEKFEDLLLSKELRRAVQDLGFEEMTPIQAKAIPFIIEGRDIIGQAQTGTGKTLAFGLPILESIHPKIKKVQAIILCPTRELAIQVAEEMKRALKYKKDITILSVYGGQPIERQISTLRAGAHVVIGTPGRTIDHINRGTLKLDNVKTVVLDEADEMLNMGFIDDVETILRSVPSERQTLLFSATMPKPILELTKKYQKSPEYVRVVPRQLTVPNVEQSYIEVKEATKLDVLCRIIDMNGFKSSLVFCNMKRRVDEVVMHLEARGYLVQGIHGDMTQPQRIHAMERFKRNHTEILVATDVAARGIDIENIEAVFNYDIPQDDEYYVHRIGRTARAGKNGQAFTFVVGREIYKLRDIESYAATKISRRPIPTLDDVEEVKTMAFLDKVKDILDKGNLERYEHLIEPLLKEDYTSLDIATALLKMTMDEEGKEYREHKDFPQATESKFKNERTSFSRKKTSGRNRGRRY; encoded by the coding sequence ATGGCAGTAGAAAAGTTTGAAGATCTTTTGTTATCAAAAGAATTGCGCAGGGCAGTTCAAGACCTCGGTTTTGAAGAAATGACACCCATTCAGGCAAAGGCAATTCCTTTCATCATTGAGGGGAGAGATATCATAGGACAGGCACAGACAGGGACAGGAAAGACACTCGCATTCGGCCTCCCTATATTGGAGTCAATCCATCCTAAGATAAAAAAAGTACAGGCTATCATTCTCTGTCCAACAAGAGAACTTGCTATCCAGGTTGCAGAGGAAATGAAAAGGGCTCTTAAATACAAAAAAGACATTACTATATTGTCCGTATATGGCGGGCAGCCCATAGAAAGACAGATATCTACCCTCAGGGCAGGAGCTCATGTCGTTATAGGCACACCGGGCCGTACCATAGATCATATCAACAGGGGTACCTTAAAACTCGATAATGTAAAGACAGTTGTTCTTGATGAAGCGGATGAAATGCTGAATATGGGTTTCATTGACGATGTAGAAACTATACTCCGGAGTGTTCCCTCTGAACGGCAGACACTCCTTTTTTCAGCGACAATGCCCAAACCTATTTTAGAACTAACCAAAAAATATCAAAAGTCGCCGGAGTATGTCAGGGTTGTTCCAAGACAGTTGACTGTTCCTAATGTAGAACAGTCTTATATTGAAGTAAAAGAGGCAACAAAACTTGATGTCCTGTGTCGTATCATTGATATGAACGGTTTTAAATCTTCCCTTGTCTTTTGCAATATGAAAAGAAGGGTTGATGAAGTAGTTATGCACCTTGAGGCACGAGGTTACCTTGTTCAGGGTATCCACGGTGATATGACACAGCCCCAGAGGATACATGCCATGGAAAGGTTTAAGCGTAATCATACAGAAATCCTTGTGGCTACAGACGTTGCAGCAAGAGGGATCGACATAGAGAATATTGAAGCTGTTTTTAATTACGACATCCCACAGGATGATGAGTATTATGTCCATCGTATCGGCAGAACCGCCCGTGCCGGGAAAAATGGACAGGCATTTACCTTTGTCGTAGGTAGAGAAATCTATAAGCTCAGAGATATTGAATCTTATGCTGCGACAAAAATTTCCCGCAGACCAATACCTACGCTTGATGATGTGGAAGAGGTAAAAACCATGGCGTTCCTCGACAAGGTAAAGGACATTCTCGATAAAGGCAATCTCGAACGATATGAGCATCTGATTGAGCCGCTTCTTAAAGAGGACTATACCTCCTTAGATATTGCAACAGCACTTCTCAAGATGACCATGGATGAAGAAGGTAAAGAGTATAGGGAACATAAAGATTTTCCGCAGGCAACCGAGAGTAAGTTTAAAAACGAACGCACTTCATTTTCAAGAAAAAAAACGAGCGGAAGGAACAGAGGGCGTAGATACTGA
- a CDS encoding sigma-70 family RNA polymerase sigma factor, giving the protein MTIKNSAEIKQLMDIGMEKGFLTSDEINDLLPRNVFSPEDIEDVCDFLSESDIDIVETMQEKVESHDDVSADWGETEKLPSERADNIIWAYLRDIGRVSLLTPDEEHRIAKKIEEGERKARNILFELPQAVDELLKISQQLKEETVNIADVINSIDKMNYTQKDEEKYKKQTISSIKNIKNLHEKKEEIKSKLLGADETSTKELRKDLKMIGNKTEEILLNLKLNKKILVEIIRKIAQQMKFMDDGEARIVKHKLMELSEIDNKLKIVKNRLVQANLRLVINIAKKHMNRGLSFLDLIQEGNMGIMKAAEKYDYQKGYKFSTYSTWWIRQAMTRAIADYARTIRVPVHILETTNKISKVTIALFQELGRDPNLEEISLKVGLPLEKVRKIMKISNGTVSIETPIGDDESKLGDFIADPKASSPFMEFVGISLKEEIYKVLSTLTPREEKVIRMRLGIGEKTDSTLEEVGDVFGLTRERIRQIEAKALRKLQHPSRRKRLESFQE; this is encoded by the coding sequence ATGACAATAAAGAATTCCGCTGAGATCAAGCAACTGATGGACATAGGAATGGAGAAGGGCTTTCTTACGTCCGATGAAATTAACGACCTCCTCCCTCGGAATGTCTTTTCTCCCGAAGATATTGAAGATGTATGCGACTTTCTTTCAGAATCTGATATCGACATAGTCGAAACTATGCAAGAGAAGGTTGAATCACATGATGATGTGAGCGCTGATTGGGGAGAAACTGAAAAGTTACCTTCAGAAAGAGCCGATAACATAATATGGGCCTATTTAAGGGATATCGGGCGTGTATCACTGCTCACACCCGATGAAGAACACCGGATAGCAAAAAAGATAGAAGAAGGTGAAAGAAAGGCAAGGAACATCTTGTTTGAGCTACCCCAGGCAGTGGATGAGCTTTTGAAAATCAGTCAGCAACTGAAGGAAGAGACCGTAAACATAGCAGACGTGATCAACAGTATCGACAAAATGAACTATACGCAAAAAGATGAGGAGAAATATAAGAAACAAACCATATCCTCCATTAAAAACATAAAAAATCTTCATGAGAAAAAGGAAGAAATCAAAAGCAAACTGCTTGGAGCGGATGAAACAAGCACGAAGGAACTCAGGAAAGACCTGAAGATGATCGGAAACAAGACAGAAGAAATCCTGCTTAATCTCAAACTCAACAAGAAGATTCTCGTAGAAATCATCAGAAAGATAGCGCAACAGATGAAGTTCATGGACGATGGCGAGGCGAGGATTGTAAAGCATAAATTGATGGAACTCAGCGAAATTGATAACAAACTGAAGATTGTCAAAAACAGGCTTGTTCAGGCAAACCTGAGACTTGTCATTAATATTGCCAAGAAACACATGAACAGGGGTCTTTCCTTCCTCGACCTTATTCAGGAAGGGAACATGGGCATCATGAAGGCTGCTGAAAAATATGATTATCAGAAAGGCTACAAGTTTTCTACATACTCAACGTGGTGGATCAGGCAGGCTATGACAAGGGCAATTGCAGATTACGCACGTACCATCAGGGTACCGGTCCATATACTTGAAACCACAAATAAGATCAGCAAGGTGACTATAGCCCTCTTCCAGGAGCTGGGGAGAGACCCGAATCTCGAAGAAATTTCACTTAAAGTCGGACTCCCCCTGGAGAAAGTCAGAAAGATCATGAAGATTTCTAATGGGACCGTATCAATCGAAACTCCTATCGGAGATGATGAGTCCAAACTCGGTGATTTCATCGCAGATCCAAAAGCCTCTTCGCCTTTTATGGAGTTCGTAGGTATCTCTCTCAAGGAAGAGATATACAAAGTTTTGTCAACCCTTACTCCGAGAGAAGAAAAGGTTATCAGGATGAGGCTCGGTATCGGCGAGAAGACCGATTCTACTTTAGAAGAAGTGGGTGATGTCTTTGGGCTTACCCGTGAACGTATACGTCAGATTGAGGCCAAAGCCCTGAGAAAGCTGCAACACCCGTCAAGGCGAAAAAGACTGGAGAGCTTTCAGGAATAA